Proteins found in one Triticum urartu cultivar G1812 chromosome 4, Tu2.1, whole genome shotgun sequence genomic segment:
- the LOC125552495 gene encoding uncharacterized protein LOC125552495 isoform X1 has translation MAFDIDSLPPLLGPDPDSDSDSDHLPPAPRRGRPLRPPPAPRVEPSPPAPARCEATPAPEGTGGAAQQSWPGLPRGVEFNPSDSDLLWHLAAEMGNGLAHRHPFISEFIKSGDEGARFGCTHPLDMPGMRQDGHALYFFHKKINLDNNENDKDISWQKNGPSRSIILDGGLRGCKETFALYTFKNSPRRTDWELHQYYIKNTMENEGELVLSKVFYKSQKSHCECAAKASVQSAQDNSVTDDDSREEKEDAQLEKLSVNMATKSNGNNQEQMLVEMYPDQDKPCSLKHVLDTADVNHENQINDQAETELDHMSLQDRYRILLADMRSCSARVSAEKCALNDMGNSSMQMDAETSGPVPKSESEEMYGSFLAVYDFIPVTLINVLFCNVDYRNHEGTAYRECSVNGKEIPVEDTEGPVNDKAFNSSAELLLSQTPACGDENVQLAPRNSGTYLVYVKTEPALDGYAIYPSESPVKFQHSNNDGLKVSGSILECVPKDAEDSLPSLGVKSELSGYELPGLCENSFISSMEPIVKKPHTRTLNCNGGLAPCSRQRKKRDSSEKVLEEDGYKNDEGIPYPSRQKRKKKTATDSIETALEEDAPGLLQILLDKGIVVKEIKLYDVVEDDEMLPDCTESDFQDLENVITKLFPQRTSLLKSVAKHGKGGKAIYCLACLISLIEQV, from the exons ATGGCCTTCGACATCGACTCTCTTCCTCCCCTCCTCGGCCCCGACCCCGActccgactccgactccgacCACCTCCCCCCGGCCCCGcgccgtggccgccctcttcggCCTCCACCGGCGCCGCGGGTGGAACCCTCGCCTCCGGCGCCTGCCAG GTGCGAGGCTACCCCCGCCCCGGAGGGCACCGGCGGAGCGGCCCAGCAG AGTTGGCCAGGGTTACCAAGGGGTGTGGAATTTAACCCCAGCGACAGTGATCTTCTATGGCATCTGGCTGCAGAAATGGGGAATGGCCTGGCTCATCGTCATCCATTCATCAGTGAATTTATTAAATCTGGTGATGAAGGTGCAAGATTTGGCTGTACCCATCCTCTAGATATGCCAG GTATGAGGCAAGATGGACATGCATTGTACTTCTTTCACAAAAAAATAAACTTAGACAACAATGAGAATGACAAAGATATCAGCTGGCAAAAAAATGGCCCCTCTAGATCTATTATCTTGGATGGGGGTCTACGAGGTTGCAAGGAAACATTTGCCCTATACACCTTCAAGAACAGCCCTCGGAGAACTGATTGGGAACTACATCAATATTATATCAAAAACACAATGGAGAATGAGGGCGAACTAGTGCTTTCAAAGGTATTCTACAAGTCACAGAAAAGTCATTGTGAATGCGCTGCAAAAGCTTCTGTTCAATCTGCACAG GATAATTCTGTGACTGATGATGATTCCAGAGAAGAAAAAGAGGACGCACAATTGGAAAAACTTTCTGTTAATATGGCTACTAAAA GCAATGGAAACAATCAGGAACAGATGCTGGTTGAGATGTATCCTGATCAGGACAAACCATGTTCCCTCAAACATGTTTTGGATACTGCAGATGTTAATCATGAAAACCAAATTAATGATCAGGCTGAAACTGAGCTGGATCACATGTCTCTTCAAGACCGCTACCGAATCCTTCTAGCAGACATGCGTTCTTGCTCTGCTAGGGTATCTGCTGAAAAGTGTGCTTTGAATGATATGGGAAATTCATCCATGCAAATGGATGCTGAAACAAGTGGGCCAGTTCCCAAAAGTGAGAGTGAGGAAATGTATGGATCTTTTTTAGCTGTCTATGACTTTATCCCTGTTACGTTGATTAATGTTCTGTTTTGCAATGTTGATTACAGAAATCACGAAGGAACAGCCTACAGGGAATGTTCTGTGAATGGCAAGGAAATTCCAGTTGAAGATACTGAAGGTCCAGTAAATGACAAGGCTTTTAATTCTAGTGCTGAGCTCTTATTAAGTCAAACACCGGCTTGTGGAGATGAAAACGTTCAGCTGGCACCGAGAAATTCTGGGACCTATTTGGTTTATGTAAAAACGGAGCCTGCATTGGACGGTTATGCGATTTATCCTTCTGAATCTCCTGTGAAATTTCAGCACTCAAACAACGATGGCCTCAAGGTCTCTGGTTCTATTCTGGAATGTGTGCCAAAAGATGCTGAAGACTCACTACCATCTTTAGGAGTAAAAAGTGAACTAAGTGGGTATGAGTTGCCTGGCTTATGTGAGAACAGCTTTATCAGTAGTATGGAGCCTATTGTGAAAAAACCTCACACCAGAACTCTGAACTGCAATGGGGGCCTTGCACCTTGTTCTCgacaaaggaagaagag GGATTCAAGTGAAAAGGTGCTTGAAGAAGATGGTTACAAAAATGATGAGGGTATTCCTTACCCTTCTAggcaaaagaggaagaagaaaactgcGAC GGATTCGATTGAAACAGCTCTTGAAGAAGATGCTCCAGGACTTCTACAG ATTCTTCTGGACAAAGGAATAGTGGTCAAAGAGATTAAACTTTATGACGTTGTAGAAGACGATGAAATGCTTCCAGATTGCACAGAAAGTGACTTTCAAGACCTTGAAAATGTGATTACAAAA TTGTTTCCACAAAGAACATCCTTGTTGAAGTCCGTAGCCAAGCATGGGAAGGGGGGGAAGGCTATTTACTGCTTAGCTTGCTTAATTTCTCTCATTGAGCAGGTATGA
- the LOC125552495 gene encoding uncharacterized protein LOC125552495 isoform X2 translates to MAFDIDSLPPLLGPDPDSDSDSDHLPPAPRRGRPLRPPPAPRVEPSPPAPARCEATPAPEGTGGAAQQSWPGLPRGVEFNPSDSDLLWHLAAEMGNGLAHRHPFISEFIKSGDEGARFGCTHPLDMPGMRQDGHALYFFHKKINLDNNENDKDISWQKNGPSRSIILDGGLRGCKETFALYTFKNSPRRTDWELHQYYIKNTMENEGELVLSKVFYKSQKSHCECAAKASVQSAQDNSVTDDDSREEKEDAQLEKLSVNMATKSNFVEGNGNNQEQMLVEMYPDQDKPCSLKHVLDTADVNHENQINDQAETELDHMSLQDRYRILLADMRSCSARVSAEKCALNDMGNSSMQMDAETSGPVPKSESEEINHEGTAYRECSVNGKEIPVEDTEGPVNDKAFNSSAELLLSQTPACGDENVQLAPRNSGTYLVYVKTEPALDGYAIYPSESPVKFQHSNNDGLKVSGSILECVPKDAEDSLPSLGVKSELSGYELPGLCENSFISSMEPIVKKPHTRTLNCNGGLAPCSRQRKKRDSSEKVLEEDGYKNDEGIPYPSRQKRKKKTATDSIETALEEDAPGLLQILLDKGIVVKEIKLYDVVEDDEMLPDCTESDFQDLENVITKLFPQRTSLLKSVAKHGKGGKAIYCLACLISLIEQV, encoded by the exons ATGGCCTTCGACATCGACTCTCTTCCTCCCCTCCTCGGCCCCGACCCCGActccgactccgactccgacCACCTCCCCCCGGCCCCGcgccgtggccgccctcttcggCCTCCACCGGCGCCGCGGGTGGAACCCTCGCCTCCGGCGCCTGCCAG GTGCGAGGCTACCCCCGCCCCGGAGGGCACCGGCGGAGCGGCCCAGCAG AGTTGGCCAGGGTTACCAAGGGGTGTGGAATTTAACCCCAGCGACAGTGATCTTCTATGGCATCTGGCTGCAGAAATGGGGAATGGCCTGGCTCATCGTCATCCATTCATCAGTGAATTTATTAAATCTGGTGATGAAGGTGCAAGATTTGGCTGTACCCATCCTCTAGATATGCCAG GTATGAGGCAAGATGGACATGCATTGTACTTCTTTCACAAAAAAATAAACTTAGACAACAATGAGAATGACAAAGATATCAGCTGGCAAAAAAATGGCCCCTCTAGATCTATTATCTTGGATGGGGGTCTACGAGGTTGCAAGGAAACATTTGCCCTATACACCTTCAAGAACAGCCCTCGGAGAACTGATTGGGAACTACATCAATATTATATCAAAAACACAATGGAGAATGAGGGCGAACTAGTGCTTTCAAAGGTATTCTACAAGTCACAGAAAAGTCATTGTGAATGCGCTGCAAAAGCTTCTGTTCAATCTGCACAG GATAATTCTGTGACTGATGATGATTCCAGAGAAGAAAAAGAGGACGCACAATTGGAAAAACTTTCTGTTAATATGGCTACTAAAAGTAATTTTGTTGAAG GCAATGGAAACAATCAGGAACAGATGCTGGTTGAGATGTATCCTGATCAGGACAAACCATGTTCCCTCAAACATGTTTTGGATACTGCAGATGTTAATCATGAAAACCAAATTAATGATCAGGCTGAAACTGAGCTGGATCACATGTCTCTTCAAGACCGCTACCGAATCCTTCTAGCAGACATGCGTTCTTGCTCTGCTAGGGTATCTGCTGAAAAGTGTGCTTTGAATGATATGGGAAATTCATCCATGCAAATGGATGCTGAAACAAGTGGGCCAGTTCCCAAAAGTGAGAGTGAGGAAAT AAATCACGAAGGAACAGCCTACAGGGAATGTTCTGTGAATGGCAAGGAAATTCCAGTTGAAGATACTGAAGGTCCAGTAAATGACAAGGCTTTTAATTCTAGTGCTGAGCTCTTATTAAGTCAAACACCGGCTTGTGGAGATGAAAACGTTCAGCTGGCACCGAGAAATTCTGGGACCTATTTGGTTTATGTAAAAACGGAGCCTGCATTGGACGGTTATGCGATTTATCCTTCTGAATCTCCTGTGAAATTTCAGCACTCAAACAACGATGGCCTCAAGGTCTCTGGTTCTATTCTGGAATGTGTGCCAAAAGATGCTGAAGACTCACTACCATCTTTAGGAGTAAAAAGTGAACTAAGTGGGTATGAGTTGCCTGGCTTATGTGAGAACAGCTTTATCAGTAGTATGGAGCCTATTGTGAAAAAACCTCACACCAGAACTCTGAACTGCAATGGGGGCCTTGCACCTTGTTCTCgacaaaggaagaagag GGATTCAAGTGAAAAGGTGCTTGAAGAAGATGGTTACAAAAATGATGAGGGTATTCCTTACCCTTCTAggcaaaagaggaagaagaaaactgcGAC GGATTCGATTGAAACAGCTCTTGAAGAAGATGCTCCAGGACTTCTACAG ATTCTTCTGGACAAAGGAATAGTGGTCAAAGAGATTAAACTTTATGACGTTGTAGAAGACGATGAAATGCTTCCAGATTGCACAGAAAGTGACTTTCAAGACCTTGAAAATGTGATTACAAAA TTGTTTCCACAAAGAACATCCTTGTTGAAGTCCGTAGCCAAGCATGGGAAGGGGGGGAAGGCTATTTACTGCTTAGCTTGCTTAATTTCTCTCATTGAGCAGGTATGA